The following are encoded together in the Marmota flaviventris isolate mMarFla1 chromosome 18, mMarFla1.hap1, whole genome shotgun sequence genome:
- the Ppp6r1 gene encoding serine/threonine-protein phosphatase 6 regulatory subunit 1 isoform X3, with the protein MFWKFDLHTSSHLDTLLEREDLSLSELLDEEDVLQECKVVNRKLLDFLLQPPHLQAMVSWVTQEPPASGEERLRYKYPSVACEILTSDVPQINDALGADESLLSRLYGFLQSSDSLNPLLASFFSKVMGILINRKTDQLVSFLRKKDDFVDLLLRHIGTSAIMDLLLRLLTCVERPQLRQDVFNWLNEEKIVQRLIEQIHPSKDDNQHSNASQSLCDIIRLSRDLMIQGQDSPEPDQLLATLEKQETIEQLLSNMFEGEQNQSVIVSGIQVLLTLLEPRRPRSDAVTMNNFFSSVDGQLELLAQGALDSMASSVGALHALRPRLGCFHQLLLEPPELEPLRMTWGSLAPPLGNTRLHVVKLLASALSANDAALTQELLLLDVPNTMLDLFFHYVFNNFLHAQVEVCVSAMLSSGAPPDSSSETPAPNPVVKHLLQHCRLVERILTSWEENDRVQSGGGPRKGYMGHLTRVANALVQNAEQGPNAEQLGQLLKELPGEQRERWEAFVSGPLAETNKRNTVDLVNTRHLHSSSDDEDDRLKEFNFPEEAVLQQAFMDFQMQRMTSAFIDHFGFNDEEFGEQEESVNAPFDKTANITFSLHADDENPNANLLEICYKDRIQQFDDDEEEEEDEEEGPGSGESDGEYGAWQGSQLVRTARLGQPPGVRSGGSTDSEDEEEEEEDEEEADGRAARVRVDPTSYPTAGSLPPGPSWTATFDPVPMDAPMDPQVSGEEELHSGPPAPAGPLDMPPTQSLTSPSALSALQLRSQDPTPTSAPQEVTDDSKVTESSAPCQALVSIEGLQATLHGMRSTPSNLDSATRDPSTSIPASGAHQSSKTTEWEKSPGPMELPPGQR; encoded by the exons ATGTTTTGGAAGTTTGACCTGCACACAAGCTCGCACCTGGATACACTGCTGGAGCGGGAGGACCTGAGCCTGTCCGAGCTGCTGGATGAGGAGGACGTGTTGCAGGAGTGCAAGGTCGTCAACCGCAAGCTGCTGGACTTCTTGCTGCAGCCACCACACCTGCAGGCCATGGTGTCCTGGGTCACCCAGGAGCCACCAGCCAGTGGTGAGGAGAGGCTGCGCTACAA GTACCCCAGTGTGGCCTGCGAGATTCTGACCTCGGACGTGCCCCAGATCAACGATGCCCTGGGTGCAGATGAGTCCCTCCTGAGCCGGCTCTATGGCTTCCTGCAGAGCAGTGACAGCCTTAACCCGCTGCTCGCCAGCTTTTTTAGCAAGGTCATGGGCATCCTCATCAACCGCAAGACAGACCAG CTCGTGTCCTTCCTACGCAAGAAGGATGACTTCGTGGACCTGCTGTTGCGACACATTGGCACCTCGGCCATCATGGACCTCCTCTTGCGCCTGCTTACCTGTGTGGAGCGGCCCCAGCTGCGGCAGGATGTCTTCAAT TGGCTCAATGAGGAGAAGATTGTCCAGCGGCTGATCGAGCAGATCCACCCATCCAAGGATGACAAT CAACATTCCAACGCGTCCCAGTCCCTGTGCGACATCATCCGCCTGAGCCGGGACCTGATGATCCAAGGCCAGGACAGCCCGGAGCCTGACCAGCTGTTGGCCACCCTGGAGAA GCAGGAGACCATCGAGCAGCTCCTGAGCAACATGTTTGAGGGAGAGCAGAACCAGTCAGTCATTGTCAGTGGGATCCAGGTGCTGCTGACCCTTTTGGAGCCCAGGAGGCCAAG GTCGGATGCTGTGACCATGAACAACTTCTTCAGCAGTGTGGATGGCCAGCTAGAGCTCCTGGCCCAGGGTGCCCTGGACAGCATGGCATCCAGTGTGGGTGCCTTGCACGCCCTGCGCCCGCGACTCGGCTGCTTCCACCAGCTCCTACTTGAGCCTCCCGAG CTGGAGCCACTGCGGATGACATGGGGAAGCCTGGCCCCACCACTGGGCAACACACGTTTGCATGTAGTCAAGCTCCTGGCCAGTGCCCTGAGTGCCAATGATGCTGCCCTGACACAGGAGCTCCTGTTGCTGGATGTGCCTAACACCATGCTG GACCTCTTCTTCCACTATGTCTTCAACAACTTCCTGCATGCTCAAGTGGAGGTGTGTGTGAGCGCCATGCTGAGCTCGGGGGCCCCTCCTGACAGCAGCTCTGAGACACCTGCTCCAAACCCTGTGGTGAAACAT CTGCTGCAACACTGCCGCCTGGTGGAGCGCATCTTGACCTCCTGGGAGGAAAACGACCGTGTACA GTCTGGGGGGGGCCCAAGGAAAGGCTACATGGGCCACCTGACACGGGTGGCCAACGCACTGGTGCAGAATGCAGAGCAGGGGCCCAATGCCGAGCAGCTGGGGCAGCTGCTGAAGG AACTGCCAGGTGAACAGCGGGAGCGGTGGGAGGCGTTTGTGTCAGGACCTCTGGCAGAGACCAACAAGAGGAACACTGTGGACCTG GTGAACACCCGCCATCTGCACTCCTCCAGTGACGACGAGGACGACCGGCTCAAGGAGTTCAACTTCCCCGAGGAGGCTGTGCTGCAGCAG GCCTTCATGGACTTCCAGATGCAGCGCATGACCTCGGCCTTCATCGACCACTTTGGCTTCAATGATGAGGAATttggggagcaggaggagagtgTGAA CGCGCCTTTTGACAAGACAGCCAACATCACCTTCTCCCTCCATGCGGATGACGAGAAC CCCAATGCCAACTTGCTCGAGATATGCTATAAGGACCGCATCCAGCAGtttgatgatgatgaggaggaggaagaggatgaggaggagggcCCGGGTTCTGGGGAGTCGGATGGAGAGTATGGTGCTTGGCAGGGCAGCCAGCTGGTGAGGACAGCCCGCTTGGGCCAACCCCCTGGAGTCCG GAGTGGAGGCAGCACAGACAGTGAggacgaggaggaagaggaggaagacgaGGAGGAGGCTGATGGCAGGGCAGCCCGTGTTCGGGTTGACCCCACTTCCTACCCCACAGCtggctctctgcctcctg gcccaaGCTGGACCGCCACCTTTGACCCAGTGCCTATGGATGCCCCAATGGACCCCCAAGTCTCCGGGGAGGAGGAGCTACACTCTGGGCCTCCAGCACCTGCGGGGCCCCTTGACATGCCGCCCACCCAGAGCCTGACCAGTCCTTCAGCCCTCAGTGCCCTGCAGCTCAG GTCTCAGGACCCCACGCCCACCTCAGCACCTCAGGAAGTCACAGATGATAGCAAAGTGACAGAGTCCTCTG CCCCTTGCCAGGCCTTGGTTAGCATCGAGGGCCTCCAGGCCACCCTGCATGGGATGCGCTCCACCCCCAGCAACTTGGACAG TGCCACCAGAGACCCCTCTACCTCCATCCCAGCCTCCGGGGCCCACCAGTCCTCCAAGACCACGGAGTGGGAGAAGAGCCCAGGGCCCATGGAGCTCCCCCCAGGCCAGAG GTAG
- the Ppp6r1 gene encoding serine/threonine-protein phosphatase 6 regulatory subunit 1 isoform X2, with protein sequence MFWKFDLHTSSHLDTLLEREDLSLSELLDEEDVLQECKVVNRKLLDFLLQPPHLQAMVSWVTQEPPASGEERLRYKYPSVACEILTSDVPQINDALGADESLLSRLYGFLQSSDSLNPLLASFFSKVMGILINRKTDQLVSFLRKKDDFVDLLLRHIGTSAIMDLLLRLLTCVERPQLRQDVFNWLNEEKIVQRLIEQIHPSKDDNQHSNASQSLCDIIRLSRDLMIQGQDSPEPDQLLATLEKQETIEQLLSNMFEGEQNQSVIVSGIQVLLTLLEPRRPRSDAVTMNNFFSSVDGQLELLAQGALDSMASSVGALHALRPRLGCFHQLLLEPPELEPLRMTWGSLAPPLGNTRLHVVKLLASALSANDAALTQELLLLDVPNTMLDLFFHYVFNNFLHAQVEVCVSAMLSSGAPPDSSSETPAPNPVVKHLLQHCRLVERILTSWEENDRVQSGGGPRKGYMGHLTRVANALVQNAEQGPNAEQLGQLLKELPGEQRERWEAFVSGPLAETNKRNTVDLVNTRHLHSSSDDEDDRLKEFNFPEEAVLQQAFMDFQMQRMTSAFIDHFGFNDEEFGEQEESVNAPFDKTANITFSLHADDENPNANLLEICYKDRIQQFDDDEEEEEDEEEGPGSGESDGEYGAWQGSQLVRTARLGQPPGVRSGGSTDSEDEEEEEEDEEEADGRAARVRVDPTSYPTAGSLPPGPSWTATFDPVPMDAPMDPQVSGEEELHSGPPAPAGPLDMPPTQSLTSPSALSALQLRSQDPTPTSAPQEVTDDSKVTESSAPCQALVSIEGLQATLHGMRSTPSNLDSATRDPSTSIPASGAHQSSKTTEWEKSPGPMELPPGQSAQALEPPPVPNGSAPGGPISPGSQ encoded by the exons ATGTTTTGGAAGTTTGACCTGCACACAAGCTCGCACCTGGATACACTGCTGGAGCGGGAGGACCTGAGCCTGTCCGAGCTGCTGGATGAGGAGGACGTGTTGCAGGAGTGCAAGGTCGTCAACCGCAAGCTGCTGGACTTCTTGCTGCAGCCACCACACCTGCAGGCCATGGTGTCCTGGGTCACCCAGGAGCCACCAGCCAGTGGTGAGGAGAGGCTGCGCTACAA GTACCCCAGTGTGGCCTGCGAGATTCTGACCTCGGACGTGCCCCAGATCAACGATGCCCTGGGTGCAGATGAGTCCCTCCTGAGCCGGCTCTATGGCTTCCTGCAGAGCAGTGACAGCCTTAACCCGCTGCTCGCCAGCTTTTTTAGCAAGGTCATGGGCATCCTCATCAACCGCAAGACAGACCAG CTCGTGTCCTTCCTACGCAAGAAGGATGACTTCGTGGACCTGCTGTTGCGACACATTGGCACCTCGGCCATCATGGACCTCCTCTTGCGCCTGCTTACCTGTGTGGAGCGGCCCCAGCTGCGGCAGGATGTCTTCAAT TGGCTCAATGAGGAGAAGATTGTCCAGCGGCTGATCGAGCAGATCCACCCATCCAAGGATGACAAT CAACATTCCAACGCGTCCCAGTCCCTGTGCGACATCATCCGCCTGAGCCGGGACCTGATGATCCAAGGCCAGGACAGCCCGGAGCCTGACCAGCTGTTGGCCACCCTGGAGAA GCAGGAGACCATCGAGCAGCTCCTGAGCAACATGTTTGAGGGAGAGCAGAACCAGTCAGTCATTGTCAGTGGGATCCAGGTGCTGCTGACCCTTTTGGAGCCCAGGAGGCCAAG GTCGGATGCTGTGACCATGAACAACTTCTTCAGCAGTGTGGATGGCCAGCTAGAGCTCCTGGCCCAGGGTGCCCTGGACAGCATGGCATCCAGTGTGGGTGCCTTGCACGCCCTGCGCCCGCGACTCGGCTGCTTCCACCAGCTCCTACTTGAGCCTCCCGAG CTGGAGCCACTGCGGATGACATGGGGAAGCCTGGCCCCACCACTGGGCAACACACGTTTGCATGTAGTCAAGCTCCTGGCCAGTGCCCTGAGTGCCAATGATGCTGCCCTGACACAGGAGCTCCTGTTGCTGGATGTGCCTAACACCATGCTG GACCTCTTCTTCCACTATGTCTTCAACAACTTCCTGCATGCTCAAGTGGAGGTGTGTGTGAGCGCCATGCTGAGCTCGGGGGCCCCTCCTGACAGCAGCTCTGAGACACCTGCTCCAAACCCTGTGGTGAAACAT CTGCTGCAACACTGCCGCCTGGTGGAGCGCATCTTGACCTCCTGGGAGGAAAACGACCGTGTACA GTCTGGGGGGGGCCCAAGGAAAGGCTACATGGGCCACCTGACACGGGTGGCCAACGCACTGGTGCAGAATGCAGAGCAGGGGCCCAATGCCGAGCAGCTGGGGCAGCTGCTGAAGG AACTGCCAGGTGAACAGCGGGAGCGGTGGGAGGCGTTTGTGTCAGGACCTCTGGCAGAGACCAACAAGAGGAACACTGTGGACCTG GTGAACACCCGCCATCTGCACTCCTCCAGTGACGACGAGGACGACCGGCTCAAGGAGTTCAACTTCCCCGAGGAGGCTGTGCTGCAGCAG GCCTTCATGGACTTCCAGATGCAGCGCATGACCTCGGCCTTCATCGACCACTTTGGCTTCAATGATGAGGAATttggggagcaggaggagagtgTGAA CGCGCCTTTTGACAAGACAGCCAACATCACCTTCTCCCTCCATGCGGATGACGAGAAC CCCAATGCCAACTTGCTCGAGATATGCTATAAGGACCGCATCCAGCAGtttgatgatgatgaggaggaggaagaggatgaggaggagggcCCGGGTTCTGGGGAGTCGGATGGAGAGTATGGTGCTTGGCAGGGCAGCCAGCTGGTGAGGACAGCCCGCTTGGGCCAACCCCCTGGAGTCCG GAGTGGAGGCAGCACAGACAGTGAggacgaggaggaagaggaggaagacgaGGAGGAGGCTGATGGCAGGGCAGCCCGTGTTCGGGTTGACCCCACTTCCTACCCCACAGCtggctctctgcctcctg gcccaaGCTGGACCGCCACCTTTGACCCAGTGCCTATGGATGCCCCAATGGACCCCCAAGTCTCCGGGGAGGAGGAGCTACACTCTGGGCCTCCAGCACCTGCGGGGCCCCTTGACATGCCGCCCACCCAGAGCCTGACCAGTCCTTCAGCCCTCAGTGCCCTGCAGCTCAG GTCTCAGGACCCCACGCCCACCTCAGCACCTCAGGAAGTCACAGATGATAGCAAAGTGACAGAGTCCTCTG CCCCTTGCCAGGCCTTGGTTAGCATCGAGGGCCTCCAGGCCACCCTGCATGGGATGCGCTCCACCCCCAGCAACTTGGACAG TGCCACCAGAGACCCCTCTACCTCCATCCCAGCCTCCGGGGCCCACCAGTCCTCCAAGACCACGGAGTGGGAGAAGAGCCCAGGGCCCATGGAGCTCCCCCCAGGCCAGAG TGCCCAGGCCCTTGAGCCTCCTCCAGTGCCCAACGGCTCTGCCCCTGGAGGGCCCATCTCCCCAGGCTCCCA GTAG
- the Ppp6r1 gene encoding serine/threonine-protein phosphatase 6 regulatory subunit 1 isoform X1 — protein sequence MFWKFDLHTSSHLDTLLEREDLSLSELLDEEDVLQECKVVNRKLLDFLLQPPHLQAMVSWVTQEPPASGEERLRYKYPSVACEILTSDVPQINDALGADESLLSRLYGFLQSSDSLNPLLASFFSKVMGILINRKTDQLVSFLRKKDDFVDLLLRHIGTSAIMDLLLRLLTCVERPQLRQDVFNWLNEEKIVQRLIEQIHPSKDDNQHSNASQSLCDIIRLSRDLMIQGQDSPEPDQLLATLEKQETIEQLLSNMFEGEQNQSVIVSGIQVLLTLLEPRRPRSDAVTMNNFFSSVDGQLELLAQGALDSMASSVGALHALRPRLGCFHQLLLEPPELEPLRMTWGSLAPPLGNTRLHVVKLLASALSANDAALTQELLLLDVPNTMLDLFFHYVFNNFLHAQVEVCVSAMLSSGAPPDSSSETPAPNPVVKHLLQHCRLVERILTSWEENDRVQSGGGPRKGYMGHLTRVANALVQNAEQGPNAEQLGQLLKELPGEQRERWEAFVSGPLAETNKRNTVDLVNTRHLHSSSDDEDDRLKEFNFPEEAVLQQAFMDFQMQRMTSAFIDHFGFNDEEFGEQEESVNAPFDKTANITFSLHADDENPNANLLEICYKDRIQQFDDDEEEEEDEEEGPGSGESDGEYGAWQGSQLVRTARLGQPPGVRSGGSTDSEDEEEEEEDEEEADGRAARVRVDPTSYPTAGSLPPGPSWTATFDPVPMDAPMDPQVSGEEELHSGPPAPAGPLDMPPTQSLTSPSALSALQLRSQDPTPTSAPQEVTDDSKVTESSAPCQALVSIEGLQATLHGMRSTPSNLDSATRDPSTSIPASGAHQSSKTTEWEKSPGPMELPPGQSAQALEPPPVPNGSAPGGPISPGSQ from the exons ATGTTTTGGAAGTTTGACCTGCACACAAGCTCGCACCTGGATACACTGCTGGAGCGGGAGGACCTGAGCCTGTCCGAGCTGCTGGATGAGGAGGACGTGTTGCAGGAGTGCAAGGTCGTCAACCGCAAGCTGCTGGACTTCTTGCTGCAGCCACCACACCTGCAGGCCATGGTGTCCTGGGTCACCCAGGAGCCACCAGCCAGTGGTGAGGAGAGGCTGCGCTACAA GTACCCCAGTGTGGCCTGCGAGATTCTGACCTCGGACGTGCCCCAGATCAACGATGCCCTGGGTGCAGATGAGTCCCTCCTGAGCCGGCTCTATGGCTTCCTGCAGAGCAGTGACAGCCTTAACCCGCTGCTCGCCAGCTTTTTTAGCAAGGTCATGGGCATCCTCATCAACCGCAAGACAGACCAG CTCGTGTCCTTCCTACGCAAGAAGGATGACTTCGTGGACCTGCTGTTGCGACACATTGGCACCTCGGCCATCATGGACCTCCTCTTGCGCCTGCTTACCTGTGTGGAGCGGCCCCAGCTGCGGCAGGATGTCTTCAAT TGGCTCAATGAGGAGAAGATTGTCCAGCGGCTGATCGAGCAGATCCACCCATCCAAGGATGACAAT CAACATTCCAACGCGTCCCAGTCCCTGTGCGACATCATCCGCCTGAGCCGGGACCTGATGATCCAAGGCCAGGACAGCCCGGAGCCTGACCAGCTGTTGGCCACCCTGGAGAA GCAGGAGACCATCGAGCAGCTCCTGAGCAACATGTTTGAGGGAGAGCAGAACCAGTCAGTCATTGTCAGTGGGATCCAGGTGCTGCTGACCCTTTTGGAGCCCAGGAGGCCAAG GTCGGATGCTGTGACCATGAACAACTTCTTCAGCAGTGTGGATGGCCAGCTAGAGCTCCTGGCCCAGGGTGCCCTGGACAGCATGGCATCCAGTGTGGGTGCCTTGCACGCCCTGCGCCCGCGACTCGGCTGCTTCCACCAGCTCCTACTTGAGCCTCCCGAG CTGGAGCCACTGCGGATGACATGGGGAAGCCTGGCCCCACCACTGGGCAACACACGTTTGCATGTAGTCAAGCTCCTGGCCAGTGCCCTGAGTGCCAATGATGCTGCCCTGACACAGGAGCTCCTGTTGCTGGATGTGCCTAACACCATGCTG GACCTCTTCTTCCACTATGTCTTCAACAACTTCCTGCATGCTCAAGTGGAGGTGTGTGTGAGCGCCATGCTGAGCTCGGGGGCCCCTCCTGACAGCAGCTCTGAGACACCTGCTCCAAACCCTGTGGTGAAACAT CTGCTGCAACACTGCCGCCTGGTGGAGCGCATCTTGACCTCCTGGGAGGAAAACGACCGTGTACA GTCTGGGGGGGGCCCAAGGAAAGGCTACATGGGCCACCTGACACGGGTGGCCAACGCACTGGTGCAGAATGCAGAGCAGGGGCCCAATGCCGAGCAGCTGGGGCAGCTGCTGAAGG AACTGCCAGGTGAACAGCGGGAGCGGTGGGAGGCGTTTGTGTCAGGACCTCTGGCAGAGACCAACAAGAGGAACACTGTGGACCTG GTGAACACCCGCCATCTGCACTCCTCCAGTGACGACGAGGACGACCGGCTCAAGGAGTTCAACTTCCCCGAGGAGGCTGTGCTGCAGCAG GCCTTCATGGACTTCCAGATGCAGCGCATGACCTCGGCCTTCATCGACCACTTTGGCTTCAATGATGAGGAATttggggagcaggaggagagtgTGAA CGCGCCTTTTGACAAGACAGCCAACATCACCTTCTCCCTCCATGCGGATGACGAGAAC CCCAATGCCAACTTGCTCGAGATATGCTATAAGGACCGCATCCAGCAGtttgatgatgatgaggaggaggaagaggatgaggaggagggcCCGGGTTCTGGGGAGTCGGATGGAGAGTATGGTGCTTGGCAGGGCAGCCAGCTGGTGAGGACAGCCCGCTTGGGCCAACCCCCTGGAGTCCG GAGTGGAGGCAGCACAGACAGTGAggacgaggaggaagaggaggaagacgaGGAGGAGGCTGATGGCAGGGCAGCCCGTGTTCGGGTTGACCCCACTTCCTACCCCACAGCtggctctctgcctcctg gcccaaGCTGGACCGCCACCTTTGACCCAGTGCCTATGGATGCCCCAATGGACCCCCAAGTCTCCGGGGAGGAGGAGCTACACTCTGGGCCTCCAGCACCTGCGGGGCCCCTTGACATGCCGCCCACCCAGAGCCTGACCAGTCCTTCAGCCCTCAGTGCCCTGCAGCTCAG GTCTCAGGACCCCACGCCCACCTCAGCACCTCAGGAAGTCACAGATGATAGCAAAGTGACAGAGTCCTCTG CCCCTTGCCAGGCCTTGGTTAGCATCGAGGGCCTCCAGGCCACCCTGCATGGGATGCGCTCCACCCCCAGCAACTTGGACAG TGCCACCAGAGACCCCTCTACCTCCATCCCAGCCTCCGGGGCCCACCAGTCCTCCAAGACCACGGAGTGGGAGAAGAGCCCAGGGCCCATGGAGCTCCCCCCAGGCCAGAG TGCCCAGGCCCTTGAGCCTCCTCCAGTGCCCAACGGCTCTGCCCCTGGAGGGCCCATCTCCCCAGGCTCCCAGTGA
- the Tmem86b gene encoding LOW QUALITY PROTEIN: lysoplasmalogenase TMEM86B (The sequence of the model RefSeq protein was modified relative to this genomic sequence to represent the inferred CDS: inserted 1 base in 1 codon; substituted 1 base at 1 genomic stop codon), translating to MRVRCLSSLKHQQARRWLSPFIVTCSIYFLLWIPEXQSTWVSALVRSLPVLSLVVYPWALTSGGSYAWLLQGGLVCSAVGNACLIWPEAFLHGERVNSSLGTHLPPQVXPPLLLPTILASVVYYGLLLLHLEPDMFLPVAVYMLVVSAMLWRGLAQGGSAGWGALLLALSDAMLAWDVFVHPLPYARLVTMSTYYLAQLLITLSVKSLELKND from the exons ATGAGAGTTCGGTGCTTGTCCTCTCTGAAGCACCAACAGGCCCGCAGATGGCTGAGCCCCTTCATCGTCACCTGTTCCATCTACTTCCTCCTCTGGATTCCTG AGCAGTCGACCTGGGTCAGCGCCCTGGTCAGGAGCCTGCCTGTGCTCTCCCTGGTGGTGTACCCGTGGGCCCTGACCTCTGGCGGGAGCTACGCCTGGCTTCTCCAGGGAGGCCTGGTGTGCTCGGCTGTGGGGAACGCCTGCCTCATCTGGCCCGAGGCCTTCCTTCATGGTGA GAGGGTGAACAGCTCTCTGGGCACCCACCTCCCTCCTCAGGTATGACCGCCTTTGCTGCTGCCCACCATCCTGGCCTCTGTGGTGTACTACGGCCTGCTTCTGCTGCACCTTGAGCCGGACATGTTCCTGCCAGTGGCAGTCTACATGCTGGTGGTGTCCGCCATGCTATGGCGTGGCCTGGCCCAGGGTGGGAGTGCTGGCTGGGGCGCTCTGCTCCTCGCGCTTTCTGATGCCATGCTGGCCTGGGATGTCTTTGTCCACCCCCTGCCCTATGCCCGCCTCGTGACCATGTCCACCTACTACTTAGCCCAGCTGCTCATCACCCTGTCAGTCAAGAGCCTAGAGCTCAAGAACGACTGA